In Skermanella sp. TT6, one genomic interval encodes:
- a CDS encoding HU family DNA-binding protein, which yields MNQAELIAAVAERAGLTKADAGKAVEALADTITDALKRGDEVRIAGFGSFAISERAERQGRNPQTGAQMTIAASRAARFTAGKAVKDALNGG from the coding sequence ATGAACCAAGCAGAACTGATCGCCGCCGTCGCGGAGCGTGCTGGCCTGACCAAGGCGGATGCCGGCAAGGCCGTCGAGGCGCTGGCCGATACGATCACCGACGCGCTGAAGCGGGGCGACGAGGTGCGCATCGCCGGTTTCGGCAGTTTCGCGATCTCCGAGCGCGCGGAGCGCCAGGGCCGCAACCCCCAGACCGGCGCGCAGATGACCATCGCGGCGTCCCGGGCCGCCCGGTTCACCGCCGGCAAGGCGGTCAAGGATGCGCTCAACGGCGGCTGA
- a CDS encoding MucR family transcriptional regulator, which yields MSPTASPEEMLLLTGQITAAYLRGNTLPVADIPGLVGTVHASLGQLLEPAPQPQRQEEPLRPAVPVRRSVTAEYIVCLEDGRKLKMLKRYLRTTHGLTPEQYRARWNLPADYPMVAPAYGERRSQLALSSGLGRHRAQQKPRPAPAGRGRPKTSR from the coding sequence ATGAGCCCCACCGCTTCCCCCGAGGAGATGCTCCTCCTGACCGGCCAGATCACCGCCGCCTACCTGCGGGGCAACACGCTCCCGGTGGCCGACATCCCGGGCCTGGTCGGCACCGTCCACGCTTCGCTCGGGCAACTGCTCGAGCCCGCGCCGCAGCCGCAACGGCAGGAGGAGCCGCTGCGGCCGGCTGTTCCGGTCCGCCGGTCGGTCACGGCCGAGTACATCGTCTGCCTGGAGGACGGCAGAAAGCTGAAGATGCTCAAGCGCTACCTGCGCACGACCCACGGCCTGACGCCGGAGCAGTACCGGGCCAGATGGAACCTGCCGGCCGACTACCCGATGGTCGCACCGGCCTATGGCGAGAGGCGCAGCCAGCTTGCCCTGTCCAGCGGCCTGGGCCGGCACCGCGCGCAGCAAAAACCCCGTCCGGCTCCGGCAGGGCGCGGGCGTCCCAAGACGAGCCGCTGA